Proteins co-encoded in one Rubrobacter indicoceani genomic window:
- a CDS encoding Nramp family divalent metal transporter, producing the protein MSETVDRSGERDLATELPSKYLPAVEYRDLPEPVAMRKIIGASVIILATAIGSGEFVLWPYITTQVGLVFIWGAVLGFGIQFFINMEIERYTLATGESVVTGFARFWKPWWWLFIVFALAQNFWPGWATGAATTLSFAFNFGEGAIVPVTLCGLIAIGIALTASPVVYQTVEKIQATMVALIMVFVVLAVILASSAEAWGTLITDFRYVGRVPLDVPGLSVAAILGALAFAGAGGANNLVQSNYIRDKGMGMGQRIPRLVSPITGEDQAAPSTGYMFRTTDENMRRWNGWWRLANLEQFFTFFCIGLATLIVFSVVAYSLVPAGQVNSSDFEFIRFQGDVLAEQIAPWFAFFFFMAGTFALFSTNLGIIDYTCRLAADQIKINALSRSNFWSESKIYAGLVWAMIAVGASILLLGLDQPLILVIIASSIAGVMMFIYSMLLIQLNRKALPAPIKIRGIRLGVMILSVLFFGFFSMLLLWDQISSNLLGG; encoded by the coding sequence ATGTCAGAGACGGTTGATCGTTCCGGGGAACGGGACCTGGCGACCGAGTTGCCAAGCAAGTACCTGCCTGCGGTGGAGTACCGGGACTTGCCGGAGCCGGTTGCAATGCGGAAGATCATCGGCGCGAGCGTGATCATCCTCGCGACCGCTATCGGGAGCGGTGAGTTCGTGCTCTGGCCGTACATCACGACGCAGGTCGGCCTCGTCTTTATCTGGGGCGCGGTGCTCGGGTTCGGTATTCAGTTTTTCATCAACATGGAGATAGAGCGGTATACGCTCGCCACGGGCGAGTCGGTGGTTACGGGCTTCGCGAGGTTCTGGAAGCCGTGGTGGTGGCTCTTCATCGTCTTTGCCCTGGCCCAGAACTTCTGGCCGGGCTGGGCCACGGGGGCGGCGACCACGCTCTCCTTTGCCTTCAACTTCGGCGAAGGTGCCATCGTCCCGGTGACGCTCTGCGGCCTTATTGCCATAGGCATCGCGCTGACGGCGAGCCCGGTCGTCTACCAGACGGTGGAGAAGATACAGGCGACGATGGTCGCCCTTATAATGGTGTTCGTCGTTTTGGCGGTTATCCTTGCTTCGAGCGCGGAGGCGTGGGGGACGCTTATCACGGACTTCCGCTACGTCGGGCGCGTTCCGCTGGACGTTCCGGGACTTTCCGTAGCGGCGATACTCGGCGCTCTGGCGTTCGCCGGGGCGGGCGGGGCCAACAACCTCGTACAGAGCAACTACATCCGCGACAAGGGCATGGGCATGGGGCAGCGCATACCGCGCCTCGTCTCCCCGATAACGGGTGAGGATCAGGCCGCCCCCTCGACGGGCTACATGTTCAGGACAACGGACGAGAACATGCGGCGCTGGAACGGCTGGTGGCGGCTCGCGAACCTGGAGCAGTTCTTCACCTTCTTCTGCATCGGGCTTGCGACGCTTATAGTCTTCTCGGTCGTTGCGTACTCGCTCGTTCCGGCGGGACAGGTCAACAGCTCCGACTTCGAGTTCATCCGGTTCCAGGGCGACGTGCTTGCGGAGCAGATAGCGCCGTGGTTCGCCTTCTTTTTCTTTATGGCCGGGACGTTCGCGCTCTTCTCGACGAACCTCGGCATCATAGACTACACCTGCCGGCTCGCGGCGGACCAGATCAAGATAAACGCCCTCAGCCGGAGCAACTTCTGGAGCGAGAGCAAGATCTACGCCGGCCTCGTGTGGGCCATGATCGCCGTCGGGGCTTCCATCCTGCTTCTCGGCCTCGACCAGCCGCTCATTCTGGTCATAATCGCCTCCTCCATCGCGGGCGTGATGATGTTCATCTACTCGATGCTCCTGATCCAGCTCAACCGCAAGGCCCTGCCCGCCCCGATAAAGATTCGCGGGATCAGGCTCGGGGTGATGATCCTGTCGGTGCTGTTCTTCGGGTTCTTCTCTATGCTGTTGCTCTGGGACCAGATCAGCAGCAACCTCCTGGGCGGCTGA
- a CDS encoding FadR/GntR family transcriptional regulator, translating to MTQEIRRVKLRDQVTERLAEMILSGGCSEGDRLPPERRLVEDLGVSRTVVREALNLLESRGLISIEHGRGAVVAGMGLPAVRDTLQFYLRSRPETMLELLEVRRALEIEVAGLAAQRATPEDIEAMREANRRMREKLHAPEGYVNADTEFHTAIIRSTKNHIFLLINEPITDLLLETRKITGSMAENARRALAGHEAILRCIEARDVAGARLAMTEHLLTTQKDVERIMREV from the coding sequence ATGACTCAGGAGATACGGCGCGTAAAGCTGAGGGATCAGGTAACGGAGCGGCTGGCGGAGATGATCCTCTCCGGAGGCTGCTCCGAAGGTGACCGCCTGCCGCCCGAACGCAGGCTCGTCGAGGACCTCGGGGTGAGCCGGACGGTCGTCCGCGAAGCCCTGAACCTGCTCGAGAGTCGCGGCCTCATAAGCATCGAGCACGGTCGCGGCGCGGTCGTGGCCGGGATGGGCCTCCCCGCCGTCCGCGATACGCTTCAGTTCTACCTGAGAAGCCGCCCCGAGACGATGCTCGAGCTTCTTGAGGTCCGACGCGCCCTCGAAATAGAGGTCGCCGGGCTCGCCGCCCAGCGCGCCACGCCAGAGGACATCGAGGCGATGCGCGAAGCAAACAGACGAATGCGCGAGAAGCTCCACGCCCCGGAGGGCTACGTCAATGCCGACACCGAGTTCCATACGGCGATCATCCGCAGCACCAAAAACCACATCTTTCTTCTTATAAACGAACCCATCACGGACCTTCTGCTCGAGACGCGCAAGATCACCGGCTCGATGGCCGAGAACGCCCGCCGCGCCCTCGCCGGACACGAAGCCATCCTGAGATGCATCGAAGCCCGCGACGTGGCCGGGGCAAGGCTCGCCATGACCGAACACCTCCTGACCACCCAGAAGGACGTCGAGAGGATCATGCGCGAAGTCTGA
- a CDS encoding LutC/YkgG family protein, translating to MNEAGARFIEGIKARTKGVGPGGYRPTKAPDSAWTRAPDRAFGGPEIEDPPARFLEELEALGGHGSRVASLAEARDYLVELAKRRGARRLVRWDVPELDELGVDARLANAGVEVCVWRDLEDFRPVAASADIGLSTAEWAIADTGSIVLASGVGKGRTVTLLPPTHIAVVPARKVLARADEVFELYAGSGLPSNLCFHSGPSRSGDIEMSLAIGVHGPGDVHVLLVG from the coding sequence ATGAACGAGGCCGGCGCGCGGTTTATCGAAGGCATAAAGGCCCGCACGAAGGGCGTGGGGCCGGGAGGCTACAGGCCGACGAAGGCGCCGGACTCGGCCTGGACCCGCGCGCCGGACCGGGCGTTCGGGGGACCGGAGATAGAAGACCCGCCCGCCCGCTTCCTTGAAGAGCTGGAGGCCCTCGGCGGCCACGGGTCGCGGGTCGCGAGCCTCGCCGAAGCACGAGACTATCTTGTAGAGCTCGCGAAGAGGCGCGGCGCGAGGCGCCTAGTCCGGTGGGACGTACCGGAGCTGGACGAGCTAGGGGTGGATGCCCGGCTGGCGAACGCCGGGGTGGAGGTTTGCGTGTGGCGCGACCTCGAAGACTTTCGGCCCGTCGCGGCGAGCGCGGACATCGGCCTCTCCACCGCGGAGTGGGCCATCGCCGACACGGGGAGCATCGTGCTTGCGAGCGGGGTCGGGAAGGGACGGACGGTTACGCTCTTGCCGCCGACCCACATCGCCGTAGTGCCGGCCCGGAAGGTGCTTGCCCGCGCCGACGAGGTCTTCGAACTGTACGCGGGGTCGGGGCTGCCGTCGAACCTGTGCTTCCACTCGGGGCCGAGCCGCTCGGGGGACATCGAGATGTCGCTCGCCATCGGGGTGCATGGGCCGGGGGACGTGCACGTCCTGCTGGTCGGCTGA